The Impatiens glandulifera chromosome 3, dImpGla2.1, whole genome shotgun sequence genome contains a region encoding:
- the LOC124932498 gene encoding FCS-Like Zinc finger 14-like: protein MKRLTSNLSIFASSNGNCNNNIQAKSSSSKSFNPDGVVGLGIVAAMNDVDPLYYAKSSTRAAILSVSPRSTPPIQIFSNASRLLAPGSPQQEIELSEAYTCVISHIGNNLIKKREYIDDVLAHESDLVSSDSVFARRHEIETTLMAVSPVFRTANFLDSCNMCKKHLLGLDIFMYRGEKAFCSAECRCKHIILMDEKRKEKYLYSGVMMKPIECYSVSPCSSPMQFFSGFAAAM, encoded by the exons ATGAAACGACTCACATCTAACCTCTCCATCTTCGCATCATCAAATGGTAACTGCAACAACAACATTCAAgcaaaatcatcatcatcgaagagCTTCAATCCAGACGGAGTAGTCGGTCTCGGCATCGTAGCCGCCATGAACGATGTAGATCCTCTTTACTACGCTAAATCCAGTACTAGAGCTGCGATCTTATCTGTTTCTCCCAGATCTACGCCTCCGATTCAAATCTTCAGCAACGCATCTAGGTTATTGGCTCCTGGCTCGCCGCAGCAGGAAATTGAGTTATCTGAAGCGTATACGTGTGTGATTTCGCACATTGGTAACAATTTGATAAAGAAGAGAGAGTATATCGATGATGTTTTGGCTCACGAGTCTGATTTGGTGAGTTCTGATTCTGTATTTGCTCGACGCCATGAGATTGAAACGACGTTAATGGCGGTATCTCCAGTTTTTCGTACAGCCAATTTTCTCGATTCCTGCAATATGTGTAAGAAGCATCTTCTTGGACTGGATATTTTCATGTACAG AGGGGAAAAAGCGTTTTGCAGCGCGGAATGTCGCTGCAAGCATATAATATTGATGGATGAGAAAAGAAAGGAGAAATACCTTTATTCTGGAGTTATGATGAAACCAATAGAATGCTACTCTGTTTCCCCATGCTCTAGCCCAATGCAATTTTTTTCAGGATTTGCGGCGGCTATGTAA
- the LOC124932211 gene encoding pentatricopeptide repeat-containing protein At2g13600-like translates to MVVKSSVGSWKKLQLKEKWRMYTTGYRLSKIVSTNKIITHHINRGQIDFARQLFDEMRERTVVSWNTMISGYSISKRLDDALHTVSLMHRSTFKLNETTISSVLSICARSQSIGEGKQIHGLLLRSGFERFKFVGSGLLFLYANCFKIEEACRVFDSLHEENELLWNLMLVGYVHCNLMSDAFNLFSRMPTHDVISWTTLISGYSKSHDDDCYKALQFFRLMIVTGEVLPNEFTFHSVLTTCGKIGALLVGRTVHGSIVKFGLENDSSIGDALIDLYCNCESIDHAKRVYDEIINPRSTAANRLIDGLISIGWTEIAEMLFNRMVNRDSVTYNLMIKAYALSGRINESKKVFDEMPERTIASSNTMISVYSRNGELNKALKLFEETKHERNQVTWNGMISGYIDNERYEEAQQLYLSMMRFGVRPTRSTFSVLLHTCSVLGVVQLGQLLHGHVIKTSFESNVFVGTAIVDMYSKCGSISDAERSFFSIYSPNVAAWTALINGYAHHGLSKEAQLHFNLMLKQGVRPNGATFVGILTACGRAGLVEEGMMYFDSMKQVYEVIPAIEHYTCVVDLLGRSGNLEAAERIIRQMPMEPDNVVLGALLNGCWFWMDMEMGERVAEEMIRLDGKSVFAYVILSNIYAGLGKWEAKTKLRKSLRKMEMRKEIGCSWIEVNHGVHMFLVQDSSHPNRNMIFTTLDHLMANVSPEI, encoded by the coding sequence ATGGTCGTGAAATCCTCAGTCGGGAGCTGGAAGAAGCTTCAGTTGAAAGAGAAATGGAGAATGTACACCACAGGCTATCGTCTCTCCAAGATAGTCTCCACGAACAAGATCATAACCCATCATATAAACCGAGGTCAAATTGATTTCGCCCGCCAACTGTTCGACGAAATGCGTGAACGAACAGTTGTATCATGGAACACTATGATTTCTGGATATTCCATCTCCAAGAGACTCGACGATGCTCTACATACTGTCTCTTTAATGCACCGATCCACTTTCAAACTCAACGAAACAACAATCTCCTCTGTTCTTAGCATCTGCGCTAGGTCACAATCAATAGGTGAAGGTAAACAGATCCATGGTCTTCTTCTTAGATCTGGATTCGAGAGATTCAAGTTCGTAGGTAGTGGATTGTTATTTCTTTATGCTAACTGCTTCAAGATAGAAGAAGCGTGCAGGGTGTTTGATTCGTTGCATGAAGAGAATGAATTGTTATGGAATCTGATGCTTGTTGGGTATGTTCATTGTAATCTAATGTCTGATGCGTTTAATCTTTTTTCTAGAATGCCAACCCATGATGTAATTTCATGGACGACGTTGATTTCAGGTTATTCAAAGTCCCATGACGATGATTGCTACAAAGCTTTGCAGTTCTTTCGTTTGATGATAGTCACTGGAGAAGTCTTACCAAATGAATTCACTTTCCATTCTGTATTAACAACTTGTGGTAAAATCGGAGCTCTGCTTGTAGGAAGAACAGTGCATGGATCAATCGTCAAGTTTGGGCTCGAAAACGATTCCTCAATTGGCGACGCACTCATCGATTTATACTGTAACTGTGAATCAATCGATCATGCGAAAAGGGTTTACGACGAAATTATCAACCCTCGCTCAACTGCTGCAAACAGGCTCATTGATGGTCTGATATCAATAGGATGGACTGAAATTGCTGAAATGCTTTTCAACAGAATGGTCAATAGGGATTCGGTAACGTATAATCTGATGATTAAAGCATATGCATTGAGCGGTCGAATCAATGAATCGAAAAAGGTTTTCGATGAGATGCCTGAAAGAACTATAGCATCGTCCAACACTATGATTTCTGTATACTCTAGGAACGGAGAGCTAAACAAAGCTCTGAAACTCTTTGAAGAAACGAAACACGAAAGAAACCAAGTAACGTGGAATGGCATGATTTCCGGTTACATTGATAACGAACGATATGAAGAAGCACAACAACTCTATCTATCGATGATGAGATTTGGGGTAAGACCAACACGATCTACATTCTCGGTTCTGCTTCATACTTGTTCAGTCCTGGGTGTCGTCCAGCTAGGACAACTACTTCACGGACATGTTATTAAAACATCGTtcgaatcaaatgtttttgtcGGGACAGCTATAGTCGACATGTATTCAAAATGTGGCAGCATTTCCGATGCGGAAAGATCGTTTTTCTCAATCTATTCCCCTAATGTGGCTGCTTGGACAGCTCTGATCAATGGATATGCACATCACGGGCTTTCTAAAGAGGCGCAGTTACACTTTAACCTAATGTTGAAACAAGGGGTACGTCCGAATGGAGCGACTTTCGTAGGGATTTTGACAGCTTGTGGACGGGCTGGCTTGGTGGAAGAGGGAATGATGTATTTTGATTCAATGAAACAAGTTTATGAAGTGATCCCGGCAATTgaacattatacatgtgtggtGGATCTTCTTGGTCGATCGGGGAATCTTGAAGCAGCCGAGAGGATTATTAGACAGATGCCTATGGAACCGGATAATGTGGTTTTGGGGGCGTTGCTTAATGGTTGTTGGTTTTGGATGGATATGGAAATGGGTGAAAGAGTGGCGGAGGAAATGATTCGATTGGATGGAAAATCTGTATTTGCTTAcgttattttgtctaatatttacGCGGGTTTAGGCAAATGGGAAGCGAAGACGAAACTTAGGAAGAGTTTGAGGAAAATGGAAATGAGGAAGGAAATTGGTTGTAGTTGGATTGAAGTGAACCATGGAGTTCATATGTTCTTGGTTCAAGATAGTAGTCACCCAAATAGAAACATGATCTTTACAACTTTAGATCATTTGATGGCAAATGTAAGTCCTGAAATTTGA
- the LOC124929963 gene encoding putative transcription factor bHLH107, which yields MEMGDDEGGAIWSYSLGSMKSSKKMSKQEAMTKHAISEKIRRIRLKQRFKDILRLFPNIHKRDKASILKEAVCRLNTLKNTTANILNNVGSSKSTFLQFLPNEENEAIVVTGKSSGHDIMAKVTISCNQRPSLNRELTQAIKVAGGKQVGVEMATVGGRTKVVALVKWMDSGGNNLNHQIMSLKRAVRGN from the exons ATGGAAATGGGTGATGATGAAGGGGGGGCAATATGGAGTTATAGTTTAGGATCAATGAAATCttctaaaaaaatgtcaaaacaaGAAGCCATGACCAAACATGCCATTTCTGAGAAAATCAGAAGGATTCGACTTAAACAACGTTTCAAAGATATCCTACGTCTCTTTCCCAATATCCACAAA CGAGACAAGGCTTCGATCCTAAAGGAGGCAGTGTGTCGACTCAACACACTCAAGAACACAACTGCCAATATTCTCAACAACGTAGGATCCTCGAAATCTACATTTCTTCAGTTTCTTCCAAACGAGGAGAATGAAGCGATTGTGGTTACCGGCAAATCGTCTGGGCACGACATTATGGCTAAAGTGACTATTTCGTGTAATCAAAGACCCTCGTTGAATAGGGAACTGACCCAGGCAATCAAGGTGGCTGGCGGGAAGCAAGTCGGGGTGGAAATGGCCACGGTTGGTGGTCGAACCAAGGTTGTGGCTTTGGTTAAGTGGATGGATAGTGGTGGTAATAACCTCAATCATCAAATTATGTCGCTAAAACGGGCCGTGAGAG GCAATTAA
- the LOC124932951 gene encoding serine/threonine-protein kinase CTR1-like yields MIYKFMYGYRGSLYGLIHRPSGGEALDQRRRLRMALDVAKGINYLHCLKPPIVHWDLKSPNLLVDKNWSIKVCDFGLSRFKPNTFVSSKSFAGTPEWMAPEFLRGERSNEKSDVYSFGVILWELVTMKQPWSELSSAQVVGAVAFQNRRLTVPPNTSPILTSLMESCWDDDARNRPSFGSIVETLKKLLKSPLQLMQMGVPPTH; encoded by the exons atgatatataaatttatgtatgGATACAGGGGAAGTTTATATGGCCTTATTCATCGTCCTTCTGGTGGAGAGGCATTGGACCAAAGGAGGAGACTTCGCATGGCTCTGGATGTG GCCAAGGGTATTAACTATCTCCATTGCCTTAAACCTCCTATAGTACACTGGGATCTCAAATCTCCAAATCTACTTGTTGATAAGAACTGGAGCATCAAG GTATGTGATTTTGGGTTGTCGAGATTCAAACCAAACACGTTTGTATCATCAAAATCATTTGCTGGAACG CCGGAGTGGATGGCTCCTGAGTTCTTACGAGGGGAGCGATCAAATGAGAAGTCTGACGTGTATAGTTTTGGAGTAATTTTATGGGAACTTGTGACTATGAAACAACCTTGGAGTGAACTTAGTTCAGCTCAG GTAGTTGGGGCTGTTGCATTCCAGAATAGAAGGCTAACTGTCCCTCCTAATACCTCACCCATATTGACTTCACTCATGGAATCTTGCTGGGACGa CGATGCAAGGAATAGGCCATCATTTGGTAGCATAGTGGAGACACTAAAGAAACTGCTAAAGTCTCCTTTACAGCTGATGCAGATGGGAGTGCCTCCAACTCATTAG